In the Clupea harengus chromosome 16, Ch_v2.0.2, whole genome shotgun sequence genome, one interval contains:
- the znf800b gene encoding zinc finger protein 800b, translating to MEEPTPEQQKISTNDKGCQTETACNGSPEPVGPTSSSTHAPEYCVEPGDPPLLQKQIQTSRSGIQQIIECFRSGTTQLRHILLKEVDTIFECKLCRSLFRGLPNLITHKEFYCFPRLPEPDGSSRDARQSAATKELIEAIYPRRDEYVVRLEPISTNQNAIFQHVSREDKATCHASTEHHKEKEKEKEKDKEKEAEPNHTTDPEEKPGTDASESEAETQEEDEEAEEEDVEEEDDDEEEELQGLEEEDDDEDATEGEGDHEGDSPGKESNSDVHLSDGAGPVVQGVTITCCMCGKDFNSRQAIRRHCRKMHQNRLEELRKFTEMRTVPISLLSMVKVPSGVCSPVKTPYGKSCPVCYKAFATKANVRRHFDEVHRGLRRDLITPDIATKPGVPLSLETTASPAPQYNMTSGKCLVCKRKYSSQARLKRHLRIVHKIRPKLATAISPQTPSSTGKKAVKRPASPPVEVQRRGRPKKYRREEHFTLRKQQQQQQQEEENNDGDGGPAMRRPKLALGFDFKLLYCKLCKRQFSSRQNLDKHIELHTDNDNEIFIKFYRCPLCSYETRRKRDVLRHITVVHKKPSNYLTKIMATIESRAVKKPAELVLKNASGGAKRSQLPASPAHLKEEVNGRHEPAIATTPQSTRKHTDAAAAATPSTPVTRRHELPPPTPPVTRKHSLFLSSPPVTRKSDHHHHHSLTPHTRKQEAPQPLLSPKQEPVESQHSTEVKVTKNFSLHACDMCGRAFAKKLYLETHKRSHRNAAATAASTSDDHRTQGVSTRSKALL from the exons agtaTTGCGTGGAGCCTGGAGATCCTCCCCTGCTGCAGAAACAGATCCAGACCTCCAGGTCTGGTATCCAGCAGATTATTGAGTGTTTCCGGTCAG GCACCACACAGCTCCGACACATCCTGCTGAAGGAGGTGGACACCATCTTCGAGTGTAAGCTGTGCCGCAGCCTGTTCCGAGGTCTCcccaacctcatcacacacaagGAGTTCTACTGTTTCCCCCGGCTCCCCGAGCCTGACG GCTCTTCGAGAGACGCCCGACAGAGCGCAGCCACGAAGGAGCTGATTGAGGCCATCTACCCACGGCGGGACGAGTACGTGGTGCGGCTAGAACCCATTAGCACCAACCAGAACGCCATCTTCCAGCACGTCTCCCGTGAAGACAAAGCCACCTGCCACGCCTCGACCGAACATcacaaggagaaggagaaagagaaggagaaggacaaagagaaagaagcgGAGCCCAATCACACAACTGACCCGGAGGAAAAACCAGGCACCGACGCGTCGGAGAGCGAGGCAGAAAcccaggaggaggacgaggaggcagaggaggaagatgtggaagaggaagatgatgatgaagaggaggaattGCAGGGCTTGGAAGAGGAGGACGATGACGAGGATGCCACAGAGGGTGAAGGTGACCATGAAGGTGACAGCCCTGGGAAGGAATCGAACAGTGATGTGCATTTGAGTGACGGGGCTGGCCCTGTTGTGCAGGGTGTGACCATCACCTGCTGCATGTGCGGCAAGGACTTCAACTCGCGGCAGGCCATCCGCCGGCACTGCCGCAAGATGCACCAGAACCGGCTGGAGGAGCTTCGTAAGTTCACGGAGATGCGTACCGTGCCCATCAGTCTGCTCTCCATGGTGAAGGTGCCCTCGGGCGTCTGCTCACCCGTCAAGACGCCCTACGGAAAGAGCTGCCCCGTCTGCTATAAGGCCTTCGCCACCAAGGCCAACGTGCGGCGCCACTTCGACGAGGTGCACCGCGGCCTGCGCCGAGATCTGATCACGCCTGACATCGCCACCAAGCCAGGAGTGCCCCTCTCGCTGGAGACCACTGCCAGCCCTGCGCCCCAGTACAACATGACCTCCGGCAAGTGCCTGGTGTGCAAGCGGAAGTACAGCAGCCAGGCGCGGCTCAAGAGGCACCTGCGCATTGTGCACAAGATCCGTCCGAAGCTGGCCACCGCCATCTCTCCTCAGACACCTTCGTCCACTGGCAAGAAGGCGGTCAAACGGCCAGCGTCGCCTCCGGTTGAAGTGCAAAGGCGCGGCAGGCCGAAGAAATACAGACGGGAGGAGCACTTCACGCTCcgtaagcagcagcagcagcagcagcaggaggaggagaacaacgACGGAGACGGAGGCCCCGCAATGCGGCGGCCGAAGCTAGCGCTAGGCTTCGACTTCAAGCTGCTCTACTGCAAGCTGTGCAAGCGGCAGTTCAGCTCACGGCAGAACCTGGACAAGCACATTGAGCTGCACACGGACAACGACAACGAGATCTTTATTAAGTTCTACCGCTGCCCGCTGTGTAGCTACGAGACGCGGCGCAAGCGCGACGTGCTGCGGCACATCACCGTGGTGCACAAGAAGCCCAGCAACTACCTTACCAAGATCATGGCCACCATTGAGAGCCGCGCCGTCAAGAAGCCCGCCGAGCTGGTGCTGAAAAACGCCAGCGGCGGCGCCAAGCGCAGCCAACTGCCCGCCTCGCCGGCGCACTTAAAGGAGGAGGTGAACGGCAGGCACGAGCCGGCCATCGCGACCACTCCTCAAAGCACGCGCAAACACACGGACGCTGCGGCGGCggccaccccctccaccccggTCACGCGCAGGCACGagctccccccacccaccccgccTGTCACGAGAAAACACAGCCTGTTCCTCTCCAGCCCGCCGGTCACCAGGAAGTCcgaccaccaccatcaccactccTTGACACCCCACACGCGCAAACAGGAGGCCCCGCAGCCCTTACTGTCGCCCAAGCAGGAGCCCGTCGAATCGCAGCACAGCACGGAGGTGAAGGTCACCAAGAACTTCTCCCTGCACGCCTGCGACATGTGCGGCCGGGCCTTTGCCAAGAAGCTGTACCTGGAGACGCACAAGCGCAGCCACCGGAACGCCGCTGCAACCGCGGCGTCCACTTCCGACGACCACCGCACTCAAGGAGTCAGCACACGGTCGAAGGCCCTGCTCTG A